Below is a genomic region from Fusarium oxysporum Fo47 chromosome VIII, complete sequence.
TCATCGAGGAGGCTAGACCAAAGCCGATAGAAGAGAGAATGGCGCTGGCTGTGGCGAATGGAAGATAGTAGCCAACCCTTTGAGCTGTTACTGTTAGCTGAAGGACTTCGGGTTCCATACCAAGAGGACTTACCAAGAGCGCCACTCGCGACAGCTGCGAAGATGACACTGAGAATACTAGGGAGAAGATTGACACCACTAGTGAAAGGTGAAGCATCTTTAGCCGACTGGAAATAGACAGGAAAATAGTACGATGCTACCATCACCGTAGAAAACAGAAACGACTGTGACAGGCATGAAGCCCAGACCTCCCTTGTGCGTACAATTGGGAGAGGAATCATGGCCTCTGAACCAACGCGATGCTCCCAGTATACaaagatgatgaaaagaacACCGCCGCCACAGAAGAGTCCAATGACAGTTGCAGAATCCCAGGGATACTCAAGACCACCCCATTGGAGAGCTAGTAGCAACATCACTATGCTAGGGCAGAACAAGACGAAGCCGGTGAAGTCGAGTTTCGTTTTCAGAATCTGCATGGCGCTTTCGTCTCTATTGGCTCGGTGATCAGGCATATGGACGAACAGAATTAGAACCGCACAGATGGCGCCGATGGGAAGGTTGATGTAAAAGCCTAAATGCATAGTCAGGATTTGTATACGCTTAGATCAAGGATGAATATGACTTACACCATCGCCAAGTGGTATACTGAGTGAAAGCGCCTCCTATCAAAGGGCCACTGATGAGTCCCAGCTGAGCAAACCCCATGATAATACCAACAAGGGACGGACGCCTATGAATAGGAACTGCCTTCGCAATCATAGTAAGAGCACCATTCTGAATACCAGAAGAGCCGATTCCAGCAACGGCTCGGCCGATAATCAACATAGCAGACGACTGGGCTACGCCGCAAATAAGACTGCCAACTTCGAACACGAAGAACAACGCTAAGAAAGTCCACTGCAGTGTGTGAGACTCTGTACTATAAGTTGGGCTGGAGCTTACTCACTCTTGTGTTGAAGTACATGTATATTTTGCCGGTAAGTGGCTGTAGGGCAGCACTGTGACATATCGTGGTCAGCAAATGTAGGAGGATTCAACCTAGCGCTGACCCTACCTAGCAAGATTGTATGCACTGGCATACCATCCTATGTCCGGCAAAGAGTGAAAGTCCGAAGTTATGCGCGGAACAGCCTAAATTTCCTTAGTATTGAGTGAAACTCCAAGGACTGAATGTGTAAATTACCGTTGAGATGATGGACATATCCAGCAGCATTAAGAATGCAGCAAGCGTAAGGGATATCATCATGCTTGCAAGCTTCCATCCTGATATCCATTCAgtttcctcctcctctgttGTGAGttcgccatcgccatcttctgaTTTCTTCGGCTTCTCGTCTTGAGTGGGTTCGTTCAAGGTTGGTGTATTTGAACGCGATTCggtcttttcatcatcgCCGCTGATGGTTTGAGGCTCGCTACGCTCTGTATTTGATGTCGGCGAAGCCATATTATCACATTCAAAGATAGACCTTCAAATAAGGATGCAGAGTTGGTTGAGCCTTGAGGCTTTCAAAAAGTTGCCTTGCATGATGGGGACACCGCATTTTTAAACAATTTGATGAAACAGCCATATAAGACATAAGCACTGTCTCCCCTAAGGAATTCATAGTGTACTTTCTAGTCCAGGGTGCATTTGTTGTGGTGTTAAGGTTGAAAGTGGTGTCAACGGAGTTGGTTATCACTTCTGGAACGGAATTCCGCTCAACCATTGAGCTCGCTTTTCTTGGTGATTTTTTTCAGATGGATTCGGTGCAATATTATTTCCCGGTATCCATGCGTCAAGATACTAAAACTCCCATGGCCCAAAAACGTCGCCCATCCAAGTTACATCGCCAAAATCGATCATATTAATGTTCACCATCTCCATGGATGCCTGAACCGTtgaaggtggaggaggtgtTGGCACTGGTGCACCTGCTCCTTGATTTGTCGGTATCGAAGATGCATTTCTGAGGTGCCGTGATAGTGTAGGTTCCCATGAAATTCGAATGTTGTTCATAATCTTAGCCCCCATAACAAACACCGTTTCTTCACCTTGACTTGCTTTCATCTTGTAGACAGAATCCAGCCGTGTGAAGAATTCAACGACTTGGTCCAGTAGTACAAGTAAGTCTGCTGTATTTCGGACAAGCTCCTTGTCCCAAGCAGGATCCTCAGAAGTAGTAAGTCGATAGAGGGCGATCTGAACCTGTGACAGCTGGATATAGATTGCAAAAGGTGCTCCTGGAACATCTTCTGGAGTTATGCCAAAGAAAACGTCGTACCATGATCTTATTGCTTGAAGGCAAGAATACATGCTTTCGATTCGCTGATTGACTGGGATGTTTTGCATAAAGAGTCCGACGGAGTTGATTTGAATCTCTGTCGCGAGCGAATGTGCTTGCAAAACCGCTGGAATCTGTCAGTATGCTTTGCGCCAAGAATGCATATCAGACTTACGGGTTATAGGCATATTCGCTGGTAATCCGTCTCGGACTGCTTGAAGTTTGGCAAGTAAGCTCCTTCTGAAAACATACGTGGGCGCCGAAGATGACTCGCCCATAACATCCCGAACGAGTAGTTTCTGTGCCTCGTCTGCGACAAGCTGATACCTGACAAATGCGACCAGAAGCTCGTCAGATGGACATAGTTTGTCTCTTTCGAGAGCTTCCAGGCAATCACTCATATGTGGTGTCCATTGAAGAGGATCCATCTTGCCGACAAATGATGACATGCTGTACGGGTCAGTAAGATTATAAACTGAGGGAATGCCACTTACACTGAAGTTAAAAACCACAGTGACACAACAGCTCGCCTTTCTTCTTGAGTGCGTAGCCGAGGTGGAGGGGGTCGTCCTCCCCACATCTTGAAACATATTGTGAAGTACTGTTCTTCAACAGGGGCTTTGGTAAGACCAAGATCATATGCAAGTAGGACAGCCATTTGGCAAAATGTGATGATAAACGGCCTGCCTGGACTTGAAGTGGTGGCAGCCCTAGATAGCTAGCGTCAGAACATGCTACGACGAGAAGCTCAGTGATCAACTAACCATGAAATGTAACATATGAGTCCCTGAAGGCAGTCCATAGATCTCTCATGGTTTATGATAATTCTCGTGGCGATTTCTTGGCGAACTTgatctttcatcttcatctgctgCTCAACACACATAGAGGTGATGTTCATGATACATAACCACAGGAATGGCTTCTCTTTCCGGAGAGCCGCGGCTGTTATATCATGTGGTAAAATCATGCAAGGAAAGTTCTTCAGCCATTGTTGGAATTTTGCCAGATACATTTCGGCCTCTTCTGGGGTGGGATCAAACGAGGTGGAGGGATCTTCACCAATGCTGGATGGGGAGGTATTGGGGTGAGTATTGGCTGTGCTTCTTGAATCATAATTAGGAGGCACAGTATACGGACGAGGATAACTttctgaggaggaagaggaagctgcAGCAGTTGCTAGTGATTCTAACCGGCTAGTGAGGTGACCCATGTTGGAGGAGTTCATCAAGGGGCTGGAGTCACCGGGACCTGCGGAGTGCAAATGTCCATTTGACGGCTGAGAAGCGCGCAGAATAGTGACGAGGTCTTCAAGTTTCTCTTCAAGTTGAGCGGTTCTAGAAGACGTTGACTTTTTCGCAACTCGTTTTCGCGAGGTTGCCATTGGCTGACATGGCTTGCCAAGACGATGGCATCTTTCACAATCCTGGccagaagctctcaagaTACACTTGCATTTAGCTCTTTGACATGCAGTGCAAGCTCTTCCATAGCCAGCGGGAGTCCCTGTCGTACTAGAGGCTGCAGAGCCTGACAGTTCGGGTGGTGCCATGGCTTTGGTTGTGTAATTGCTGCGCCAAGAGATCTCGCGTACgtaaacaaacaaacaaacaaacaaacaaagaaGTGATGAACAAATTCCGGTTGCGCAGTAGGGCTGATAGGAATTCGAGAATCAGTTTTGAAGGGTTTTGGCATGGGAATTGAAGGAGACCGGAGTTAGGGAATTCCGGGGGGTAAAGATAACGGAGTTCGGAATTCGATTAAATCCGTATTACTATATCTAAGCAGTCGCAATTCTATGATGACCCGATGAAGCCATTGATTCGGGGAGATTTAGCCAGGTTATCATGTATTATCAATCAGAATGGCTCCGTGCTGATTTCCAATATGTGACGTGAATGATTCTGTTCTCATAGTCAGATCCCTACGGAGTCTGGCCAGCCTACAGAGTAGTCTATACGCCGGAGAATTCACTAGCAGTAGGCTTATCTCTCACGAGCATGACTTATTGGAAACTTTTCATCATGTGTAGTTAGATACTAACTGATCTCCCCGTTGAGACTCTTATACACCAATCTTTGACACTTATTTCGCTATTTTTAGACTTTTTTTTCAGGGCTTCTCAGTTTATACTATGTCGGATATAAACGATTTGCTTGATCGACATTACCGTATGGTTACTTCTACCGGCGCAACCCGTTATACAAGCATGGTCAGCCCTTGCAAACTTTAGGATGTTTAAAGAAGACGAACAAGCGATGTGACTTGAAGGAGGAATATTTTCTCTCAATTTGAGTTCAAGACGATCTATTCAAGCAACATCAATCTTATCTAAAGAATAGGGTACAACAATATCTTTCGTCGTTTGCTTTCCTGGTATCAGATCTCAGGGTTACATTACAAGCCAAATCCGCCTTCCCTTAATTGGTCGTAATGTCAACCAACACGATATATAATTGGTTGGACATATCTTAGCTCCAGGGGCCAATCAAAGCCGGTGTTTCCCGCTCTTCTCAATTAACTAACGTCACAAGCGTATCTCGGGTCACTTTACCTTGTAGATTTCTTCTCAActccatcctcatcgccgACATCGCAGTTCCCAATAACCATAGTCAACCCGGCAAATATCAACATGGCAGTTCCTTCTGTCGCAGCAGCGGAGATGCTGCCTCGattccttcttcctcgtctcaGCTGGGGCGCTCCGCTCTCCGTATCAAGGGCGACCAGGCCATTTGCCTCTATCCCTTCTAGGGATCAAAGGAGGTCATTTGCATCAATCCAGGCTGGACCTGTTCCTAGACGTCGCTCTCCTCAAGCTGAAAGTCCTATTATAAAACGAGCATTCCATGCGACAACTATCAGACAACGAGATCATCACTTCGATACGCTCAAATTTGTTAAGCGATTACAGGGTGAAGGGTTCACTGAGGAGCAGTCGGCtgcgatgatgaaggtgcTGAACGATGTTATTGAAGAGAGGTGTGCTCTATCGTTTGAACATATACTATGTCCATACTAACTGACCATACAGTATCCAAAATCTCACCCGAACAATGGTACTCCGCGAAGATGCAGCAAAAGCAACGTACACTCAAAAGGTCGACTTTGCCAAGCTGCGTTCCGAGCTTCTCTCCGCCGATTCCACCGAATCCAACACGACGCGTACAGCACACGAACGATTGACAAACGACATTGCCAAGCTCAGCAACCGACTGCGCGACGAGATCAGCCGTACACAAGCTAGCGTGCGCCTCGACCTTAACTTAGAAAAGGGCCGTATTAGGGAGGAGGCTGTGGGCCAGgagctcaagatcaaggagacgGAGACAAAGATTGAGCAGGAGGTTGCTGCGCTGAGGGAGAAGCTCGAGCAGGTCAAGTTCCAGACACTCCAGTGGCTTATGGGTGTGTGCACCGGTTTCGCGGCGCTGCTACTTGGTGCTTGGAGATTGCTCATGTAAAATTTGGGT
It encodes:
- a CDS encoding major facilitator superfamily domain-containing protein, giving the protein MASPTSNTERSEPQTISGDDEKTESRSNTPTLNEPTQDEKPKKSEDGDGELTTEEEETEWISGWKLASMMISLTLAAFLMLLDMSIISTAVPRITSDFHSLPDIGWYASAYNLASAALQPLTGKIYMYFNTRWTFLALFFVFEVGSLICGVAQSSAMLIIGRAVAGIGSSGIQNGALTMIAKAVPIHRRPSLVGIIMGFAQLGLISGPLIGGAFTQYTTWRWCFYINLPIGAICAVLILFVHMPDHRANRDESAMQILKTKLDFTGFVLFCPSIVMLLLALQWGGLEYPWDSATVIGLFCGGGVLFIIFVYWEHRVGSEAMIPLPIVRTREVWASCLSQSFLFSTVMVASYYFPVYFQSAKDASPFTSGVNLLPSILSVIFAAVASGALAQRVGYYLPFATASAILSSIGFGLASSMSPYASTATWAGYQILIGLGRGLGLQMPIIAIQANTSADVTPIAMAILTFSQTFGSAIFITAANVIFTHELRNELVARLPDINADMIIDAGAGAVSEVVSGADLPQVLWSYSRGVRATFLLAVGTSCAMVLSSFGMGWKDIRKKPGSSPVPDEA
- a CDS encoding uncharacterized protein (of unknown function-domain containing protein), with amino-acid sequence MAVPSVAAAEMLPRFLLPRLSWGAPLSVSRATRPFASIPSRDQRRSFASIQAGPVPRRRSPQAESPIIKRAFHATTIRQRDHHFDTLKFVKRLQGEGFTEEQSAAMMKVLNDVIEESIQNLTRTMVLREDAAKATYTQKVDFAKLRSELLSADSTESNTTRTAHERLTNDIAKLSNRLRDEISRTQASVRLDLNLEKGRIREEAVGQELKIKETETKIEQEVAALREKLEQVKFQTLQWLMGVCTGFAALLLGAWRLLM